AAAGATGGAAAGAAAAACCAAAAAGTTCTGATTGGTACAACATATTGGAGTGTGAAATTAAAGACTTACTTCAAATATCATATACCCAATTCTTTTTACTCAAATGTAAATTTTTATTTTAGTTCGATGAGATTATTACTTCATATATCCAACCATCCATCTCTTCTTTTGTTTTCCTCGATGATTATTAAACCAAGTGATCAATAAGATTCCCTATAGCTTGGCCGGGAGGTAATGAGGAAAGTCCCAATCGGTCTTGATGTGGTTTCTACTGATCTCTCTCAGAGAACTGCACCCACTTAGTGCCATTGTCAGCTCGAGCTCATCTCTTAGCATTTGCAGCATCTTCCTCACTCCGGCCTCTCCGTCCGCTGCAAGCGAGAACAAGGTTGGCCTCCCAACCTAATCAACATTTAATAATTAGTTACATGTCGTGTGAATTATTATATAATCAAGTGAGGGTATTCATATGCTAGCAATGGGATTGGTCATTTTCTTGGGTTCATTTTTGACTAATCCCATTGCTAGCATGGTAAAAATTAGGGAGAGGCAATCAGTGTTATTACTCATGCAGAACCGAAATGAAAAGAGAGAAAACATGGGGAAAATTATAAGAGCTAAAGAGTGTGTTTGATGAATGAACTTACAAAGACACCTGAAGCTCCAAGAGCCAATGCTTTAAATATATCTGTTCCACGGCGAACCCCACCGTCAAGAAACACCGGAATCCGACCCTGCACGGCTTTAACCACCTGCCATTTTTGAATTTGCTTGGTAGAATCAAATTTAAATATCCATAAAACAAATATGAAAAAAATAAGCTGAAGTCTTTTTTTTTTGGTAACACTGCTGAAGTCATTATTTAGAACTGTTTTTTCTAATGTAAATGCATTTAGAGGTTAACCTCTTCAAGGGCCATTATAGTTGGAGGGACATAATCGAGCTGACGAGCTCCATGGTTAGAAACTATAATCCCTTCAGCTCCATATTCAACCGCGATCCTTGCTGCCAAAATTTCAAATGATCAAAAGAATGTTCTCAACTTTGTTTTTGTGATTTTAAAGTAAAAGGTTTGATGCAGAGTGTTACCATCCTCAGCTGTAAGAACACCCTTGAGAAGTATTGGCAAGCTTGTGATTGATTGGAGCCACTTTATATCCTATAAGAAGAAGAAACAAACAGCTCAGAGAAGCTGAAACAAAATACTTGCCAGCTGAACAAATATTTAGACATATTCTAACCTTCCAGCTAAGTGATTGATCAACTTGACTTGCAGCATAAGAAGCCAGCCATGAGTCATTGGTCTGCAATTATCAACAGAAACAGATAGTGTAAGGTATTTAGCTTCTAGATCCATTTTGTATGCTTATTATATCATTGTGTCACTGACCTTGTCTATTTCCCCAAGATCCAACCCTTCGAAGTTC
This sequence is a window from Brassica oleracea var. oleracea cultivar TO1000 chromosome C1, BOL, whole genome shotgun sequence. Protein-coding genes within it:
- the LOC106299500 gene encoding peroxisomal (S)-2-hydroxy-acid oxidase GLO5 isoform X2; its protein translation is MEITNVMEYEKIAKEKLPKLVYDYYASGAEDQWTLQENRNAFSRILPRILKDVSEIDVSTRVLGFNISMPIMVAPTAMQKMAHPDGELATARATSAAGTIMTLSTCATCSVDEVASTGPGIRFFQLYVYKDRNVVRQLAKRAEEAGFKAIALTVDTPRFGRREADIKNRFALPRDLTLKNFEGLDLGEIDKTNDSWLASYAASQVDQSLSWKDIKWLQSITSLPILLKGVLTAEDARIAVEYGAEGIIVSNHGARQLDYVPPTIMALEEVVKAVQGRIPVFLDGGVRRGTDIFKALALGASGVFVGRPTLFSLAADGEAGVRKMLQMLRDELELTMALSGCSSLREISRNHIKTDWDFPHYLPAKL
- the LOC106299500 gene encoding peroxisomal (S)-2-hydroxy-acid oxidase GLO5 isoform X1 produces the protein MEITNVMEYEKIAKEKLPKLVYDYYASGAEDQWTLQENRNAFSRILFRPRILKDVSEIDVSTRVLGFNISMPIMVAPTAMQKMAHPDGELATARATSAAGTIMTLSTCATCSVDEVASTGPGIRFFQLYVYKDRNVVRQLAKRAEEAGFKAIALTVDTPRFGRREADIKNRFALPRDLTLKNFEGLDLGEIDKTNDSWLASYAASQVDQSLSWKDIKWLQSITSLPILLKGVLTAEDARIAVEYGAEGIIVSNHGARQLDYVPPTIMALEEVVKAVQGRIPVFLDGGVRRGTDIFKALALGASGVFVGRPTLFSLAADGEAGVRKMLQMLRDELELTMALSGCSSLREISRNHIKTDWDFPHYLPAKL